A stretch of Pelecanus crispus isolate bPelCri1 chromosome 3, bPelCri1.pri, whole genome shotgun sequence DNA encodes these proteins:
- the CST3 gene encoding cystatin-C has product MAAAAGGAAERAAMAGGKGFLALLVAALMFAGAVMGGEGRPPSLVGGMVDIENADNDGGLQRALQFAMAEYNKASNDMYSSRVVEIISAKRQIVSGVKYVMKVEIGRTTCPKPATNLQSCAFHDAPQMAKHAICDFVVYTVPWLNQIKLLQSKCE; this is encoded by the exons ATGGCGGCGGCAGCAGGAGGGGCGGCAGAGCGCGCAGCCATGGCGGGAGGGAAGGGGTTTCTGGCGCTGCTGGTCGCGGCCCTGATGTTCGCCGGTGCCGTAATGGGCGGCGAGGGCCGCCCCCCGTCGCTCGTGGGGGGCATGGTGGACATCGAGAACGCCGACAACGACGGGGGCCTGCAGCGAGCGCTGCAGTTCGCCATGGCGGAGTACAACAAGGCCAGCAACGACATGTACTCCAGCCGGGTGGTGGAGATCATCAGCGCCAAGAGGCAG ATTGTGTCTGGAGTCAAGTATGTAATGAAAGTTGAGATTGGCCGGACAACTTGCCCAAAACCAGCAACTAATCTCCAGAGCTGCGCTTTCCATGATGCACCGCAGATGGCTAAG CATGCCATTTGTGACTTCGTAGTGTACACTGTTCCTTGGTTAAACCAAATCAAACTACTGCAGAGTAAATGCGAATAA